CGCACGCACCGTTCGACCTCCCCGACCGCGTGCAGCGCATTTCCCGCGATGCCGATGACCAGGGCCTGGTCGCAGAGCTCGCCGCGTATGCGCTGCCGGTGGCCGGGGTCGGGTTCATCGCCGACCCGCCCCAGAAGCACCGGCGCAACTACGAGGGCGTGGCGCCGTCCACCCGTGGCCTGCGCGAGCTGATCGACGGCGCCAAGGAGGAAGTGCTGCTGCAGACGCCGTACCTCGTGCTTTCGCCGCCAGCGCAGGCCCAGTTCCGCGAGCTGCGCCTGCGCGATGCGCCGCCGCGGGTGGTGGTGTCGACCAACAGCCTGGCGGCGACCGATGCGTTCATCACCTATGCGCTGTCGTACAAATACAAGCGCCGCTTCCTGCGCGAGTTCGGCTTCGAGATCCACGAGTTCAAGCCGTTTCCGCAGGATGCGCCGATCGATGTCGAGGCCACCGGCACGGTCGACATCGCGTGGGACGCGAACGGCAACGCGGTGGTCGGCGGCCGCCGCGGCCGGGCGGCCGGCGTCGACGGCAGCCAGGGGGGCGGGGGGCGCGCGACGCGGCCGCTGGCGCGCGAATACTCGGCGTTGCGCTGGTCCGGATTCTCCGCCCACGAGCCGGTGCCGCTGGAACGCGGCGGCGTGCGCTTCGGCCTGCACGCCAAGTCGCTGGTGATCGACGAACGCATCGGCGTGGTGGGCACGCACAACTTCGACCCGCGCGGCGATACCTACAACACCGAGAGCGCGGTGGTGATCGAGGAGCCGGCGTTCGCGCGCACCCTGGCGGCCAGCATCCGCCGCGACATGCTCCCGGCCAACGCCTGGACCATCGCCCCGCGCGACAAGCCGCCGGTGTTCTCCGGGCTGGACTATTCGCTGGGCAAGGTGTCCGAGGCCCTGCCGGTGTTCGACCTGTGGCCGATCCGCTACGCCACCAGCTACGAGTTCCGGCCGAGTCCGGCCTGCCCGCAGCCGATCCCGCCCAGCGACCCGCGGTTCCGCGAGTGCTATGACCCGGTGGGGGACTTCCCGGGGGTGCAGATGGGCCTGAAGACGCTGATGACGCGGATCTTCACCGCCTTCGGCGCGGGGCTCGCGCCCATCCTCTGACCGTTCGTCGGTCGCCGTGGCGAAGTGACTTCCGGCCTATTGCAGGCTGCGCTAGGTGTTGTAGTCTACCAACACACCGAATCACAACCACACCGGAGCGCGCCATGAACGTCCAGACCCAGACCCAGTCCCACCACGTCGTCGACCGCAGCCAGCAGGTCCAGCGCCTGGCCGGTACCCGCCTCCCCACCCGTGACCGTGCCCGCGAGTTCGGCGTCGGCTACGGCAACAGCAGCGGCTACGCGTCCGCCCGCCGCTACCTGGCCAGCCAGGGCACGCCGCGCTTCCGCTGTGCCTGAACCGCGATTGACGCTGGCGCGCCTGCGGCCCTAGGCTGCGATCACCCTGTTCGCCGCCTGGGATCCGCCATGTCCATTTCGCTGACCATCGAGCTCAACGACCGCGATCTCGCGCACTTCACCAAGGCCATGGACGCCGCGCGCGCCGCCGCCGCGCACATGGCCCCGGAAGCGGTCGTGGCAGCGGCCGCCACGCTGCTTTCGACGTCGCAGGGCGTGCACGTGCCCGATTTCGTCCGCGAGCGCCTGCTGCGGCTCGACGACATGATCGCGATGGTCCGCGACGAGGGCTGGGCGCTCGGCGATGAGGACCGCCAGCGGGTGATGTCGGTGCTGGTGTACTTCGCCGACCCCAGGGACGTGATCCCCGACCACATCGAGGTGCTCGGCTTCCTCGACGACGCGATCATGATCGAACTCAGCGTCCGCGAGCTGCAGCACGAGCTCGACGCCTACGACGACTTCTGCGATTTCCGCGAGCACCAGGCGCACAAGCGCGGCATCGAGCCTTCGGCCGTGGGCCGCGCCGACTGGCTCGTAGGCCGTCGCGACGAGCTCGTGGAACGCATGCATGCGCGCCGGGAGCGCGATTTCGGCGTCGGTTACGGCGCGAGCAGCGGCTATCGCAGCCAGAGCAGCTACGTGCGCACCTGGCGCCCCAGCCTGTTCAAGCTGCGATGAGCCAGGCCCCCGCGGCGGACGCACCGGCCACGGTGTTCCGGCGCACGGCGGACCTCGCCACGCTCAATGCACTGTCCAGCGGCACGGCGATCGAGACGCTGGGCATCGTCTTCACTGAGATCGGCAGCGACCATCTGGTGGCGACGATGCCGGTCGATGCGCGCACGCTGCAGCCCTACGGGCTCCTGCACGGCGGCGCGTCGGTGCTGCTCGCGGAAACCCTCGGCAGCAGCGCCGGCAACCTCTGTGTCGGCGAGGGCGAAGTCTGCGTCGGCATCGAGATCAACGCCAACCACCTGCGCGGCGTGCGTGCGGGCCTGGTGACCGGCACGGCGCGGCCGCTGCACATCGGTCGCAGCACCCAGGTGTGGGAGATACGCATCGAGGATCCGCGTGGCCGCCTGGCCTGCGTGTCGCGCCTCACCCTGGCGGTGGTGGCAGCGAGCTGAAGGCTTCGCGGCGCCGCTACCCGCGCCTGTGGCCATCCGGTATCTTGCGCGCATGCGTTCCCCCATCGTCCACACCGCGCCCGCCGGTGGCCGCCTGCTGCGCGGCTGTCGCCTTGCCGTGCGCACGCCGCTGTTCCTCGGCCACATGCTGGTCCTCCTGCCGCTGACCATGTTGGTGGTCTGCCTGCCGCTTGCGCGCATCGACGTCGGCGGCGAGCCCCTCGGCCACCGCGTGATCCGTGCCTGGCAGGCCGGCCTGATGCGCGTGTTCGGCTTCCGCCTGCGGGGGATCGGCACGCCGTCGCCAGGCGCCACGATGTTCGTCGCCAACCATGTCAGCTGGATCGACATCAGCGCGCTGCACAGCCAGCGGATGATGGGCTTCGTGGCCAAGCGCGAGATCGCCGGCTGGCCGCTGATCGGCTGGCTGGCGAAGCAGGGCGAGACCATCTTCCACGAGCGCGGCAGCCAGGAGTCGCTCGGCGGCGTGCTGGACGCGATGCTGGCGCGGCTGCGCGGCGGGCACTCCGTCGGCGTGTTTCCGGAAGGCCGTACGCGTGATGGCCACGAGGTCGGCCCGTTCCATGCGCGCATCTTCCTCGCGGCGGTCGAGGCCGGCGTGCCGGTGCAGCCGGTCGCGCTGCGCTACGGCGCGGGCGGCAGCGCGCAGCACGCGGTCGCGTTCGCGCCGCGCGAAAACATGATGCAGAACCTGCTGCGCCTGCTGGGTGAGCCGGCGCGGGATGCCGACGTGATCTTCCTCGAGCCGATCGCACCGGGGGATGCCGAAGGCCGCGCGCGCATCGCCCGCATCGCGCGCGACCGCATCGACGACGCCATGCGCGGGACGTGAACGGCCCGTTCGCCAGCGACTACACACCGCCGCGCTGGTTGCGCAACGCGCACGTGCAGTCGGTGCTGGGATCCAGCCCGATGCGCCGCCGCCGCGGCCTGGTGGCGCTGGGCGCCACCGGCGCGCAGACCGACAGCATGATCATCGACGGCGGCGACGGCGTGCGCCTGCTTGGCCTGCACACCCGCATGCCCGGGGTCGAGCCACGCGGCATGGCGCTGCTGCTGCATGGCTGGGAGGGCAGTGCCGAGTCGAGCTACATCTGCCTGACCGCCGCGCATTTCCTGGCGCGCGGCTACGACGTGCTGCGGCTCAACTTCCGCGACCACGGCGATACCCATCACCTGAATCCCGACATCTTCCATTCCGCGCGCATCGACGAGGTGGTGCACGCCGCCACCGACGTGGCGCGACGCCTGCCGCGGCCGCGCATGGTGGCGGCAGGCTTCTCGCTGGGTGGCAACTTCGCCCTGCGCCTGGCGCTGCGCGCGCCTGCCGCCGGGCTGCGCCTCGATGCCGTGGCCGCGGTCTGCCCGGTGCTCGACCCGGCCGACACCATGCTGGCGATGGAGCGCGGCTTCCCGCTGTACATGCGCCACTTCGAGAACCGGTGGCGCAGCTCGCTGGCGCGCAAGCGCGAACTCTTCCCGGACCGCGTCGGCTTCGACCGCGACACCCTGCGGCTGCGCATGCGCGCGCTCACCGAGTGGCTGGTGCTGCGGCATACCGATTTCGGCAGCCTCGATGCCTACTTCGACCGCTACTCGATCGCCGGCGACAGGCTGGCGGCGCTGCAGGTGCCGGCGGAGATCCTGACCAGCGCGGATGACCCGGTGATCCCGGTCGCGGGTTTCCGCCAGGCCAGCCTGGCGCCGGACACGCGGCTCGAGATCGCGCGCTGGGGCGGGCACTGCGGCTTCCTGGAAGGCCCGCGCCTGGACGGTTATGCCGAGCGCTGGGTGGCCGCGCGTCTCGCGGCCCGGGATTGAGGGCGGGCTACAATCGCCGCTTTCGGGCGCCTGCGCCCGCAGCCGACGGATCCACCATGCAGCAAGAGATACTCGACGCGCTGGGGCGTGGCGACAACGACGCCGCGCTCGTGCAGGCCCGTGACCTGGTCGCGGCCACGCCCGACGATCCCCAGGCGCAGCGCATGCTGGCCCTGGCCCTGCGCGCCGCAGGAGACGTCGCAGGCGCGCGCGAGGCGATCGAACGCGCGCTGGCGCTGGCGCCGGACGACGCCAGCCTGCACCTCTACCATGCCGGGCTGCTGCTCGGCGGTCGCGACCTGGATGCCGCGCGGGCGGCGCTCGAGACCACCATCGGGCTCGATCCCAACAAGTTTTCGGCCTACATCATCCAGGCCCAGCTGGCGATCGCCCGCAACGACCTCGACGAGGCCGAGCGTCTGGTGCAACTTGCCGCGCGCGTGGCGCCGGACCATCCCACGCTGATGGCGGTGCAGGGCACGCTGCAGCTGCGCAGGGGCAACAGCAAGGAAGCGCTGGCGCTGCTGTCTTCGGCCGCGCGGCGCGTCCCCGACGACGTGCTGGTCAACCACGCCCTCGGCTTCGCTTACCTCGCCGAAGGACACCTGGCGTTCGCCGAGCAGGCGTTCCGCAACCTGATCGCGACATCGCCCGCCGCCCAGCGCATGCGCCCGTTGCTCGCCCAGATCGCGCTTCGCCAGGGCCGGCTGGACGATGCCGCCGCGGAGCTCGCGCCGCTGCTTGCCGATCCGGCGACCGCCACGCCCGGGCTGCGGCGCCTTGCCGGCGAGATCGAACTGGCCGCCGGCCGGGTCGAGCTGGCATTGCCGCACCTGCGCGTGGCGCTCGCGGCCATGCCCGGGGATCCCGCCACCCTGGCTGCGATCACCGCGGCCTGGCGGCGCAGCGGCGAAGTGGAGGATGCGCGGCAAACACTGGATGCACTGCTCGCGACATCGCCGGCCAGCGACGCGCTGTGGCGTGCACGCCTTGCCTTCGAGCCGGGCGGCCCGGGAGCCGACGCACTCGTCGCGCGCTGGCGCCAGCTTCGCCCGGGTTCGATTGCCGCGATGGAAGCCGAGATGCTGGGCCATGTGGCCGCGCGCCGTGTCAATCAGGTCGAAGCCTTGGCGCGGGAAATCCTTGCGCGCCAGCCCGGCCATCCGGGCGCCGAGATGAGCCTGATCGAGGTGATGCTCGATACCGCGCCGACCGGGGCCATCGAGCGCCTGGATGCGGCGATCGCCGCGCTGGCACCCGGCGCGGACAGCCGCATGCTGCGTGCCCGGCAGGCGCTCGCGCGCCACCGCGCCGGCGACAGCGCGGGCGCGCTGGCGCAATGGACCGAACTCCACGCCGAGTCGGCGGCGGAGCGTGTGCCGCTGCACGCGCACTCCGCGCCGCCCGCCGCGTGGCCGGAACAAGCGGCGCCGCGAGCCGATGCCCCGGCCATCACCTTCCTGTTCGGTGCGCCGGGCTCGCTTGTCGAGCGCCTCGCGCAACTGCTGGCGGCCGTGGTGCCGGACTTCCGCGACGACCGCTTCAGCTTCACCCCGCCGGACGACGTGTTCCAGAACCTGCCCGCGATCGCGGCGGTCGCGTCCGGCGAGCTCTCCGCCGACAAGGTCGTGGCGAGCTGGCGTTCGGCGCTGCCGTCGCGCCGCATCGACGGCGCGGTCATCGACTGGCTGCCGATCTGGGACAACGCCTACGCCGCCGTGATGCGCAGCGCGCTGCCCGAGGCGCGGCTGCTGGTGCCGCTTCGCGACCCGCGCGACATGCTGCTCGACTGGCTGGCGTTCGGTGCCCCCACGCACTTCCGCGTCACGTCGCCCGACGAGGCCGCGGAATGGCTCGCGCAGGCGCTTGGGCAGATCGCCACCCTGCACGAGCAGGACGTGGTGCCCCATCGCCTGCTGCGCCTCGACGACATCGTCGAAGACCCGGTCGCGGTCGCGGCGCAGCTCGGCGCGGCGCTGGACATCACCCTGCCGCCGCCGCCGGCGCATTTCTTCGGTGGGCGGCGCCTGGCCGCCGGGACATGGCGCGCGTATTCCGACCTGTTGGCCGACGCGTTCGCGCACCTGCATCCGGTTGCGCAGCGGCTCGGCTATCCGCTCGACTGATCCGGAGGATTCCATGCACATCGACAGCACAAGCTTCGCGCACGGCCAGGCCATCCCGGCGGAATTCGCGCTCGGCGCGCCGGGCGGCTTCGGCGGCAACCGCAATCCGCAGCTGTCGTGGCGCGACGCGCCGGCGGGCACGCGATCCTTCGCGCTGCTGTGCATCGACACCGACGTGCCCACCGACGCGTCGCTGGTCGGGGCGGACGGTGTCGAGATCCCGGTGGAGCACGCGCGTGGCGACTTCATCCACTGGGTGATGGTCGACATCCCGGCCGAAGTGCAGGCCATCGCCGCCGGCAGCTGCAGTGGCGGCGTGGATGCCCGCGGCAAGCGCGCGCCGGCCGGTCCCGCGGGTGCGCGCCAGGGGCTCAACGACTACACCGGCTGGTTCGCGGGCAACGCCGACATGGCCGGTGACTACTTCGGCTACGACGGCCCGTACCCGCCGGCCAACGACCTGCGCGAGCACCGCTACTTCTTCCGCGTGTTCGCGCTCGACGTGGCGCGCCTGCCGGTCGAAGACCGCTACACCGGCGGCGATGCGCTGCGCGCCATGCAGGGCCACGTGCTGGCCGAAGCCGCCACCTGGGGCAGCTACAGCCTGCACGCCGCGGCCTGATGCCGCGGCGCGCGGGGCGGCCTCAGTCGGCCGACGCCTGCTCCGACTCCACCACCATGTCCAGCACGTACGCGACCGCCGACGCATCCGCGGGCACGTCCTTGCGCGGGTAGCGGTCCAGGCGCAGCACGTTGCGGGTGCCCGGCTGGTGGTCGTAGCCCTCGATCTCCTGGTACAGCGGGCCCCAGTCGCCGGCGCCCGTGCGCAGGCCCGCGCCGTCGTACTGCAGCTCGCGGACCTGCAGGCAGCGATAGTCCGGCATCACCGGGTGGTGGCAGTCGACCCGCTCGGCGGCGACCTCGAGGAACACGCGCTCCGGCGCCACGCCGAAACGGGTCCGTGCCGTGGCGGCGCCGATGAAGACCAGCGTGTCGCCGGCGGCGTTGACCAGTTCCAGGCGCGGCGGATCACCGGCGACCAGGGTCACCGCGTGACCGCCCGCCAGGCGCGTGCCCGCCTCGCGCTCCATCGCCATCAGGGCGGCGTCGGCACAGGCCATCTGCGTGCTGACCAGCTGCCCGACCGTGAGGTGGACGCCATCGAACGTGGCCTCGCCGCCCATGCGGTTGCAGGTGTTGCCGATCGCGATCCGGCCGTCGGCGAAGTCGAGCTGCAGCGGCTTGTCGGGATTGGCGAACAGCGCCGCGATGCGGTCGCCGTCTGCGCTGGTCGCGGCGTCGAGGTGCCAGTGATGGGCCGCGAGTGCGTCGGCCTGGCCGGGCGCGGGCGTCGCGGCGTTGCCGACGGTTACGGGCGCGGCGGGCGGGGGCGCATCCTGGGGCGCGCGGGTGCAGGCGGCGAGCGCCAGCGGCAGGACAAGGATCAGCAGTGGCTTCATGGCGTGCTCCATGGACGTGGGTCGGTGTTCAACGCGCAGGCGCGCGGTGTGGGGTCGCGCCGCGGCCCTCAGTCCCCGCTGGGCAGCCACAGCAGCAGGGCCGCGCCCAGCAGGATGCGGTACACCGCGAAGCCGGTGAACCGGTGGTGCTCGATATAGCCGAGCAGCCACTTCACCACCAGGAATCCGGTCACCGTGGCGGCCGCGAAGGCGATGCCGACGTCGGCCCAGTTCTCGCCGCCGACCGCGCCGTCCTGCACGAGTTCCAGGAACGTGTAGGCGCTGGCCGCGAACATGGTCGGGATGCCGACCAGGAACACGAACTCGGCCGCCGCCGGGCGCCGGTTGAGCCCGAACAGCATGGCGATGAAGATCGCCGCCGCCGAGCGCGAGGTGCCGGGGAACACGCCCGCGACCACCTGCGCCAGGCCCACCAGGATGGCCACGGTCCAGGTCACGTCGATGCTCTCGGGGCGGCGTTCGGCCATGCGTTCCGCGACCAGCATCCACACGCCGCCGAGCACCAGCGCCCAGGCGATCGGGGTCACGGTCTCGGGCAGCTCCCAGCCCAGCAGGCGCACCGGCAGGCCGACGATCGCGGTGACCAGGAACGCGGTGGCGAGCTTCAGCGCGTAGTCGCGGTGGCGGGCCTCGCCAAGGCCGGTGGCCAGGGCCCAGATGCGCTCGCGGAACACCAGCGTGATCGCCAGGATCGCGCCGGCCTGGATGACGATGTTGAAGAAGTCCGAGCGCGCGCCCAGCCAGTACTGGGCGATCAGCAGGTGCCCGGTGCTCGAAATCGGCAGGAATTCGGTGAGGCCTTCAAGGATGCCCAGCAGCAGGGCGGCCAGCGGATCGGTCATCGGCGCGGAATTCCGTGAATGGGTGGCAGGGCGCGCGGACACAATGCGCGGCGCGGCGGCAGCATAGCGGAAGCGTTACGCACCAATCAGGTGCACGAAGCCGTGTTTATCGATCTGTCTTGGTGCAATGTGTCACCAGCCTTGGCTGGAATCCCATAAAATTCAATTGCTTGCGGGTTGGCACGCGGCTTGCGTCGATCAACCGGTCAGGGTCGCCCGCGACCCATCCCAATGCCCCAGGAGCCCGCCATGTCCCTCGAACACGTCGAAAAGCTGATCAAGGACCACAAGGTCGAATTCGTCGACCTGCGTTTCACCGACATGCGTGGCGTCCAGCACCACGTGACCTTCCCGACCTCGATCGTCGAGCCGGCGCTGTTCGAGGACGGCAAGATGTTCGACGGTTCCAGCATTGGTGGCTGGCGCGGCATCCACCAGTCCGACATGGTGCTGCTGCCCGACGGCAACAGCGCGTTCCTCGATCCGTTCACCGCCGATCCGACGCTGGTGATCACCTGTGACGTGCTCGACCCGACCACCATGCAGGCCTACAACCGCGACCCGCGCGGCATCGCGCGCCGCGCCGAGGCCTACCTCAAGTCCAGTGGCATCGCCGAACAGGCGTTCTTTGGCCCCGAGCCCGAGTTTTTCATCTTCGACTCGGTGCGCTACGCCAACGACATGGGCCACACCTTCTTCCACGTCGATTCGGAAGAGGCCGCGTGGAACTCGGGCCGCGAGTACGAGGGCGGCAACACCGGCTACCGCCCGGGCGTGAAGGGCGGCTATTTCCCGGTCGCGCCGCTCGACTCGCTGCACGACATCCGCGCCGAGATGTGCAAGACGCTCGAAGCCGTCGGCATCGAAGTGGAAGTGCACCACCATGAAGTCGCCAACGCCGGCCAGTGCGAGATCGGCACCAAGTTCAGCTCGCTGGTGCAGAAGGCCGACGAACTGCTGACCATGAAGTACATCGTCAAGAACGTGGCGCACCGCAACGGCAAGACCGCCACCTTCATGCCCAAGCCGCTGGTCGGCGACAACGGCAGCGGCATGCACGTGCACCAGTCGCTGGCCAAGGGCGGCGTGAACCTGTTCTCCGGCGACGGCTACGGCGGCCTGAGCCAGACCGCGCTGTGGTACATCGGCGGCGTGTTCAAGCACGCGCGCGCCATCAACGCGTTCGCCAACTCCAGCACCAACAGCTACAAGCGCCTGGTGCCGGGCTTCGAGGCGCCGGTGATGCTGGCCTACTCGGCGTCCAACCGTTCGGCGAGCTGCCGCATCCCGTTTGTGTCCAACCCGAAGGCGCGCCGCATCGAGTTCCGCTTCCCGGATCCGATGAATTCCGGCTACCTGATCTTCACCGCGCTGATGATGGCCGGCCTCGACGGCATCAAGAACCAGATCGACCCGGGTGGCCCGAGCGACAAGGATCTCTACGACCTGCCGCCGGAAGAAGCCAAGGGCATCCCGACCGTCTGCCATTCGCTCGATCAGGCGCTGGAAGCGCTCGACGCCGACCGCGAGTTCCTCAAGGCCGGCGGGGTGATGAGCGACGATTTCATCGACGCCTACATCGCGCTGAAGATGAAGGAAGTCACCGCGTTCCGCGCCGCGACCCATCCGCTCGAGTACCAGATGTACTACGCGATCTGACGATGGGGGCGTCGAGTGCGGGTGCCGGGTGCCAATGCCCTTGAGGGCTCATGTCCCCCGGCGCTGGCCTTGCGGCCAGCGCCTCCTCCTTGACTTCGCCCTCAAGGGCATTGGCACCCGGTACGCCGCAGCGCGCGGTGGTGTGAGGAGCAATGGCCACAGCCCGCAATCTGGCGGATGCTTTTCGTTACCCGCGGGCTGCGCGGAGCCCCGAAGTGGCCGGGAGGCCTTAGCGGGGAAGTCAAGGAGGAGGCATCCGCCGCAGGCGGATCCGGGGGACATGAGCCGCGAAGGCCTCCCGGCCACCACAGGGGCCCCGCACGGTTGCATTGCATCGCGATCACGGGTTCGATTGCCCCATGAAGAACATCAAACCTCTTGCGGCAGTCCTTTGCCTCGCACTGCTCGCCGGCTGCGCCCACCAGGCACCACGCAACCCGATGGCGACCTGGGTGCCGTCGCCCAACCACGATGCGCGCCGCCCGGTGATCATCGTGCTGCACTACACCGAGCAGCAGTCGGTCGAGCAGAGCCTGCACACGCTGCGCACGCACAACAGCGGTGGTCCGGTGAGTTCGCATTACCTGGTGGGCGACGACGGCGCGATCTACCAGCTGGTCGCCGACAGCCAGCGCGCCTGGCACGCCGGCGGCGGCAGCTGGGGCACCATCACCGACCTCAACTCGGCCTCGATCGGCATCGAGATCGACAACGACGGTGTCGAGGACTTCAGCGGCGCGCAGGTCGATGCACTGCTGCGCCTGCTCGACGACCTCACCACCCGGCTGCGCATCCCGCGCAGCCAGGTGATCGGCCATTCCGACCTGGCGCCGTCGCGCAAGATCGATCCCGGTACGCGCTTCCCGTGGCGGCGGCTGGCCGAGGCCGGCTTCGGCATCTGGCCGGCCGACGATGCGCCACCGGCGCCCGAAGGCTTCGACGCCCTGCAGGCGCTGCGCCTGCTCGGCTATCCGCTGGATGCACCGGAGGCGACGATCCGCGCGTTCCGCATGCGCTTCCGCGGCGATGCCGGCAACGTGCTGGATGCCGAGGACCACCGCATCCTGCACGCACTGACCCGGCCGGACGGTGCCGGCCTGCTGAAGCCTACTTCGCTGCAGTGAAGCGGATGCGGGTCGAGATCGCGACCTCGTCCGGGATGGTGGCGGTGTCGGCCCAGTCGCCGCCGCCCACGCCGAACGCCAGGCGCTTGACGACCGCATTGCCCGCCAGCAGCGGCTGCGCGCCCGGTGTCCAGGTAAAGGTGAGCGTCACCGGCTTGCTGACGCCGTGCAGGCTGAGCGTGCCATCGGCGGCGTAGCGGTTGCCGCCGAGGCTGCGGAAGCCGCTCGCGGTGTAGCGGGCCTGCGCGAAGCTGGCGATGTCGAAGAAGTCCTTGCTGGCGAGCGTGGAGTCGCGGTCGGCGTTGCCGGTGACCGCGCCCGCCAGCGGGATCAGCACGTCGAGCTTCGCGGCGGCAGGCGCGGCCGGGTCGAAGCTGAGCGTGGTGGTGAAGCCCGGAAACTGCCCGGTGAAGGTTTCGCCGTCGTATTCGCTGGCGAACGTCAGCGCCGAGCCGGCGGCCTGGACGTAGTCGGCGGCGGACGCGGGCGCGGCGATGGCGAGGGTCGCGGCAAGCGCGAGCGGGAGGAGCAGGTGGCTGGAACGCATGTCGATCTCCGGAAGAAAGTGCGGGCCGCGGCGCGGGTTGCGCCGCGGCGATGTCATTGGATGCGCGGCAGGTCGAACACGAGGACCTCGGCGCCGGTGCCGTGCGCGATCTCGACCCGCGGCTCGTCGGCGTACAGCAGCGCATCGCCGGCCTCGAGCGCATGGCCATTGACCGTCACCGCGCCGCGCACCACGTGCACGTACGCCAGCCGTCCCGGGGCGATCTCCTGCATCGCCGACTCGTCGCCATCGAACAGGCCTGCGGACATCGTCGCATCCTGATGCAGGGTCACTGAACCGTCGCGCCCGTCCGGACTGGCGACCAGCCGCAGGCGGCCGCGCTTGTCGACATCGGGGAACGCCTTCTGCTCGTAGCCGGGCGCGATGCCGCGCTTCGACGGAATGATCCAGATCTGCAGGAAGTGCGTGGTCCGCTCGCGCTCGTGGTTGTACTCCGAGTGGGCGACGCCGGTGCCGGCGCTCATCCGCTGCACTTCGCCGGGCACGATGGTGCCGTCGTTGCCCATGGAGTCCTTGTGCGCCAGCGCGCCATCGAGGACGTAGCTGATGATCTCCATGTCCTGGTGCGAATGCGTGCCGAAGCCCTGGCCGGCCTGGATGCGGTCCTCGTTGATGACCCGCAGGGGGCCCCAGTGGACGTGCTCGGGATCGGAGTAGCCTGCAAAAGAGAAGCTGTGCCAGGAATCGAGCCAGCCGTGATTGGCGTGGCCGCGGGCCTTGGCCGGGCGAAGGGTGATCATGGGTTGCCTCCAATGTCGGGCGTCGGTCGGTTCGCCGCGCTGGGAGGAAGTCTGATTGCTTTCAAAATCAGGATAAATATCGATTAAACAAACTTATGCATATAAAAATAGAACAATCGGCCGAATTCCGAGGTTGCCTGCTTGCTGGCTGCCTCGACGTCTATTGTTCTGTATTTGTGATGATTAATGTCTTTCATGGCTGTATACAGAGTTTGTCAGAACGATAGACTCCCCCGGCTGCAGCAGCGGACGTGGAGCGCACGGCGTTCCCATTTCCGTCATCGCACTCGATCATCATCCAACCAGATTCCCCGGAGACACAGACATGACCAGCACCTTCAACCGCATCCTCCTCGCCGGCGCGCTGTCGCTGGCCACCGCCAGCGTTTTCGCCGCGCCGCTCAGCTACAAGATGGACCCGGCGCATACCGACGTGATCGCGCAGTGGAGCCACTTCGGCTATTCCAACCCGATCGCCCATTTCGGCAGCGTCGACGGCACCATCGTGTATGACGCCGAGAACATCGCCGCGTCCAGCGTCGAAGTGACCCTGCCGATGAGCGGCATGTCCTCGCACGTGGCCAAGTTCGACGAGCACCTGCGCAGCGCCGAGCTGTTCGACGTCGCCAACTTCCCGGAAGCCACCTTCAAGAGCACCAAGGTCGAGTCCGCCGGCGAAGGCAAGCTCACCATCACCGGTGACCTGACCATCAAGGGCGTGACCAAGCCGGTCGTGCTGGCCGCCACCATCAACAAGGTGGCCGACCATCCGATGAGCAAGCAGCCGACCGCGG
This Luteimonas sp. MC1572 DNA region includes the following protein-coding sequences:
- a CDS encoding N-acetylmuramoyl-L-alanine amidase, with product MKNIKPLAAVLCLALLAGCAHQAPRNPMATWVPSPNHDARRPVIIVLHYTEQQSVEQSLHTLRTHNSGGPVSSHYLVGDDGAIYQLVADSQRAWHAGGGSWGTITDLNSASIGIEIDNDGVEDFSGAQVDALLRLLDDLTTRLRIPRSQVIGHSDLAPSRKIDPGTRFPWRRLAEAGFGIWPADDAPPAPEGFDALQALRLLGYPLDAPEATIRAFRMRFRGDAGNVLDAEDHRILHALTRPDGAGLLKPTSLQ
- a CDS encoding pirin family protein — its product is MITLRPAKARGHANHGWLDSWHSFSFAGYSDPEHVHWGPLRVINEDRIQAGQGFGTHSHQDMEIISYVLDGALAHKDSMGNDGTIVPGEVQRMSAGTGVAHSEYNHERERTTHFLQIWIIPSKRGIAPGYEQKAFPDVDKRGRLRLVASPDGRDGSVTLHQDATMSAGLFDGDESAMQEIAPGRLAYVHVVRGAVTVNGHALEAGDALLYADEPRVEIAHGTGAEVLVFDLPRIQ
- a CDS encoding YceI family protein translates to MRSSHLLLPLALAATLAIAAPASAADYVQAAGSALTFASEYDGETFTGQFPGFTTTLSFDPAAPAAAKLDVLIPLAGAVTGNADRDSTLASKDFFDIASFAQARYTASGFRSLGGNRYAADGTLSLHGVSKPVTLTFTWTPGAQPLLAGNAVVKRLAFGVGGGDWADTATIPDEVAISTRIRFTAAK
- a CDS encoding YceI family protein, producing the protein MTSTFNRILLAGALSLATASVFAAPLSYKMDPAHTDVIAQWSHFGYSNPIAHFGSVDGTIVYDAENIAASSVEVTLPMSGMSSHVAKFDEHLRSAELFDVANFPEATFKSTKVESAGEGKLTITGDLTIKGVTKPVVLAATINKVADHPMSKQPTAGFDATATFKRSDFGLGLYAPAVSDEVQIRITTEASVPKAK